A single region of the Solwaraspora sp. WMMD791 genome encodes:
- a CDS encoding ISL3 family transposase encodes MRSVSVWAALLGVERAVVEDVEFDDEDALLVVHVRVRRGARRRCPYCGRRCPGFDAGHGRRRWRALDLGTVRAVVEADAPRVSCAEHGVVVAAVPWARHNAGHTRAFDATVAWLAVRTAKSTVCQLMRVGWRTVGAIVARVWADTGEVTDRFAGLRRIGIDEIAYKKGHRYLTVVVDHDTGRLVWAAPGKDAATLHAFFDQLGEQRAAAITHVSADGADTIAKVVTRRCPQAVRCADPFHVVAWATEALDLVRRQAWNQAAGRGTGRRNTARGDARTLKNARWALWKNPDNLTEAQKAKLDWIARTQPQLYRAWALKEGLRAVFAMAKDSPAAALEALDRWIEWARRSRIDAFVELQRRITRHRDTIRAAIEHQLSNGLIESVNAKIRLITRIAFGFHSPHALIALAMLSLGGHRPQLPR; translated from the coding sequence GTGCGTTCTGTCAGCGTATGGGCTGCTCTGCTCGGCGTCGAGCGGGCGGTGGTGGAGGACGTCGAGTTCGACGACGAAGACGCGTTGTTGGTGGTCCATGTACGGGTGCGTAGAGGGGCGCGGCGGCGGTGTCCGTACTGCGGCCGGCGGTGTCCGGGTTTCGACGCCGGTCACGGGCGGCGGCGGTGGCGGGCTCTGGATCTGGGCACGGTCAGGGCGGTCGTCGAGGCCGACGCGCCACGGGTGTCCTGCGCCGAGCACGGCGTGGTGGTCGCGGCGGTGCCGTGGGCGCGTCACAACGCCGGACACACCCGGGCGTTCGACGCCACCGTGGCGTGGCTGGCGGTGCGCACCGCGAAATCGACGGTGTGTCAGCTGATGCGCGTCGGTTGGCGCACCGTCGGGGCGATCGTGGCCAGGGTATGGGCCGACACCGGCGAGGTCACCGACCGGTTCGCCGGGCTGCGTCGGATCGGCATCGACGAGATCGCCTACAAGAAGGGTCACCGGTACCTGACCGTCGTGGTCGACCACGACACCGGCCGACTGGTGTGGGCCGCGCCGGGCAAGGACGCCGCGACGTTGCACGCCTTCTTCGACCAGCTCGGTGAGCAGCGCGCCGCGGCCATCACCCACGTGTCCGCCGACGGCGCCGACACGATCGCGAAGGTCGTCACCCGCCGCTGCCCGCAGGCGGTGCGGTGCGCCGACCCGTTCCACGTCGTGGCCTGGGCCACCGAAGCGCTGGACCTGGTACGCCGACAGGCGTGGAACCAGGCCGCCGGACGCGGCACCGGCCGACGCAACACCGCCCGGGGCGACGCCCGCACACTCAAGAACGCACGGTGGGCCCTGTGGAAGAACCCGGACAACCTCACCGAGGCACAGAAGGCAAAACTCGACTGGATCGCCAGGACCCAGCCCCAGCTGTACCGGGCCTGGGCCCTCAAGGAAGGCCTCCGCGCCGTGTTCGCCATGGCCAAGGACAGCCCGGCAGCGGCACTCGAAGCCCTCGACAGGTGGATCGAGTGGGCCCGCCGCAGCCGTATCGACGCCTTCGTCGAACTCCAACGCCGGATCACACGCCACCGCGACACGATCCGCGCCGCGATCGAACACCAACTGTCCAACGGACTCATCGAGTCAGTCAACGCCAAGATCCGGCTGATCACCCGGATCGCGTTCGGCTTCCACTCACCCCACGCACTGATCGCCCTCGCCATGCTCAGCCTCGGCGGCCACCGACCACAACTACCCAGATGA
- a CDS encoding DUF397 domain-containing protein, which translates to MSATPQWRTSTRSGNGGNTCVEVADNLPGQVLVRDSKDVAGPVLTFGPAAWSAFVTELVTTY; encoded by the coding sequence ATGAGCGCGACACCACAGTGGCGCACCTCGACCAGGTCCGGCAACGGCGGCAACACCTGTGTCGAGGTCGCCGACAATCTTCCTGGTCAGGTGCTGGTCCGCGACAGCAAGGACGTCGCAGGCCCGGTGCTCACCTTTGGTCCGGCCGCCTGGTCTGCCTTCGTGACCGAGCTGGTCACCACCTACTGA
- a CDS encoding helix-turn-helix transcriptional regulator has protein sequence MWIKAFKAARAAADVSQDQLAPKINYSASTIAAVETGRRRPTMTLAVGADEALDTGGLLAEMLDLINKKQSPSWFASWRTVEDRAVKLRTYEPLLVPGLLQTEEYARAVFTGTGLYTPDGVEEQVSMRLDRQRLLTREKPPVFVAVVDEGALRRIVGDTVVQLEQLNYLLKLINERRHPSRGRRRGACRWRLRTPRGPFERRGAGGADVGQSADRGASRACLS, from the coding sequence ATGTGGATCAAGGCCTTCAAAGCGGCCAGGGCAGCGGCGGACGTTTCCCAGGATCAGCTCGCTCCCAAAATCAACTACAGCGCCTCCACCATCGCTGCCGTGGAGACGGGTCGGCGTAGGCCGACCATGACGTTGGCTGTGGGTGCCGACGAAGCCTTGGATACCGGTGGTCTGCTCGCCGAGATGTTGGATCTGATCAACAAGAAACAATCGCCGAGCTGGTTCGCATCATGGCGAACGGTCGAGGACCGTGCTGTCAAGCTGCGGACGTACGAGCCGTTGCTTGTGCCCGGACTGCTCCAGACCGAGGAGTACGCTCGCGCTGTTTTCACCGGCACCGGCCTCTACACCCCGGACGGGGTCGAGGAGCAGGTGTCCATGCGGTTGGATCGCCAGCGGCTGCTCACCAGGGAGAAGCCGCCGGTGTTCGTAGCTGTGGTCGACGAAGGGGCACTTCGTCGCATCGTCGGTGACACCGTCGTCCAGCTTGAGCAGCTCAACTATCTGCTCAAGCTGATCAACGAGCGGCGGCACCCTTCCCGAGGGCGACGACGTGGTGCATGTCGATGGCGTCTTCGGACACCCCGTGGACCATTCGAGCGGCGTGGAGCAGGTGGTGCGGATGTGGGACAGTCTGCTGACCGAGGCGCTTCCCGAGCGTGCCTCTCGTGA
- a CDS encoding GNAT family N-acetyltransferase: MGELSTERLLLRHWRESDLEPWVAMNADPQVREFFPGLATREQSTATMLRCQAGLEQRGWGWWAVEVVDTGEFIGMTGLDPVDANMPFDGVEIGWRLRRTAWGHGYASEAARACLAYGFDELALPEIVALTAVGNLRSQAVMRRIGMTRDPDGDFDHPNVPDGPVRRHTLFRIQAPSRSR; this comes from the coding sequence ATGGGGGAGTTGAGCACTGAACGGCTGCTGCTGCGGCACTGGCGGGAATCCGATCTGGAGCCCTGGGTGGCGATGAACGCCGACCCGCAGGTACGCGAGTTCTTCCCCGGCCTGGCGACCCGTGAGCAGAGCACCGCCACCATGCTGCGCTGCCAGGCTGGTCTGGAGCAGCGCGGCTGGGGTTGGTGGGCGGTCGAGGTGGTCGACACCGGCGAGTTCATCGGCATGACCGGGCTGGATCCGGTGGACGCAAACATGCCGTTCGACGGGGTGGAGATCGGCTGGCGGCTGCGCCGTACCGCCTGGGGCCACGGGTACGCGAGCGAAGCGGCCCGCGCCTGCCTGGCGTACGGCTTCGATGAGCTGGCGCTGCCGGAGATCGTGGCCCTGACCGCTGTCGGGAACCTACGGTCGCAGGCGGTGATGCGGCGGATCGGGATGACCCGCGACCCGGATGGCGACTTCGACCACCCGAACGTCCCGGACGGCCCGGTACGCCGACACACCTTGTTCCGCATCCAGGCACCGTCGCGCTCACGCTGA
- a CDS encoding YbaK/EbsC family protein, producing the protein MQTHPNVQAVQDALNAADARDGSGTGCQVRLLPDAVHTAAAAAAALDIEVGQIANSLIFDADGEPLLVLTSGAHRVDTAKVAADLGIGKLRRATPEFVREHTGQPIGGVAPLGHPKPVRTLVDVALEQYPQIWAAGGVPRAVFPTTYAELLRITAGTAAEVA; encoded by the coding sequence ATGCAGACACATCCGAACGTGCAGGCGGTGCAGGACGCACTGAACGCCGCCGACGCCCGGGACGGCTCCGGCACCGGCTGCCAGGTCCGGCTGCTGCCGGACGCGGTGCACACCGCCGCCGCGGCGGCGGCCGCGCTCGACATCGAGGTCGGCCAGATCGCCAACTCGTTGATCTTCGACGCGGACGGGGAGCCGCTGCTGGTGCTGACCTCCGGCGCGCACCGGGTGGACACCGCGAAGGTCGCCGCCGACCTCGGGATCGGCAAGCTGCGCCGGGCCACCCCGGAGTTCGTCCGGGAGCACACCGGCCAGCCGATCGGCGGCGTCGCCCCGCTCGGGCACCCCAAGCCGGTCCGTACCCTGGTCGACGTCGCGTTGGAGCAGTATCCGCAGATCTGGGCCGCCGGTGGCGTACCGAGGGCAGTGTTCCCGACGACGTACGCCGAACTGTTGCGGATCACCGCCGGTACCGCCGCCGAGGTGGCGTGA
- a CDS encoding monooxygenase produces MNDPADPPGPVPGLVTLHVWRVPRRRLPRVLARMAVDARRLRRVDGVRFAKMLGTGTGTGFGPTDADPTRWAALVAWADPAAAAGFDTGPVARAWRRIADAAVRVDLRPLHSRGRWSGVAPFGTPSGGQPDAGRPVLALTRARLRPARAVTFWQAVPPVAAALAQAEGLYCRFGIGEAPLGWQGTVSVWRGTADLTRFAYRHPEHRAAITQTPVKQWYAEELFARFEVLGVDGDRAVLGWLGEDVDRTCGAGGG; encoded by the coding sequence GTGAACGACCCGGCCGACCCGCCGGGCCCGGTGCCCGGGCTGGTCACCCTGCACGTCTGGCGGGTGCCCCGCCGACGGCTGCCGCGTGTCCTGGCCCGGATGGCCGTCGACGCCCGCCGGCTGCGGCGCGTCGACGGCGTACGGTTCGCGAAGATGCTCGGCACCGGGACCGGCACCGGGTTCGGCCCCACCGACGCCGACCCGACCCGGTGGGCGGCGCTCGTGGCCTGGGCCGACCCGGCCGCCGCGGCCGGCTTCGACACCGGCCCGGTCGCGCGGGCCTGGCGGCGCATCGCCGACGCGGCCGTCCGCGTCGACCTGCGGCCACTGCACAGCCGGGGACGCTGGTCGGGTGTCGCCCCGTTCGGTACGCCGAGCGGCGGACAGCCCGACGCCGGGCGGCCGGTGCTGGCGTTGACCCGGGCCCGGCTCCGCCCGGCGCGGGCGGTCACGTTCTGGCAGGCGGTGCCGCCGGTCGCCGCCGCTCTGGCCCAGGCTGAGGGGCTGTACTGCCGGTTCGGCATCGGCGAGGCACCACTCGGCTGGCAGGGCACGGTCAGCGTGTGGCGCGGTACGGCGGATCTCACCCGGTTCGCGTACCGTCACCCGGAGCACCGGGCGGCCATCACCCAGACCCCGGTGAAACAGTGGTACGCCGAGGAGCTGTTCGCCCGGTTCGAGGTGCTCGGCGTCGACGGTGACCGGGCTGTGCTGGGCTGGCTCGGAGAGGACGTGGACAGGACATGCGGTGCAGGCGGCGGATGA
- a CDS encoding GNAT family N-acetyltransferase, which yields MRLVPWLPDDLLRRLDDVVAVYGEAMNYRAELLEVRRGYIATHVRRPGFRAVATLTDEGALAGFGYGYHSSAGQWWHDQVRGALPRSQRQTWLADCFEVVELHVHPQAQGHGLGAHQLRTLLHMAAGTTTLLSTPEADEQRSRAWRLYRRFGFVDVLRHFHFPGDERAFAVLGRTLPLPQPQPAAHPDAAPTPRRS from the coding sequence ATGAGGCTGGTGCCGTGGCTGCCGGACGACCTGCTCCGCCGGCTCGACGACGTGGTCGCCGTCTACGGTGAGGCGATGAACTACCGGGCCGAGTTGCTGGAGGTCCGGCGCGGCTACATCGCCACCCACGTGCGTCGCCCCGGGTTCCGGGCGGTCGCCACCCTCACCGACGAGGGCGCGCTGGCCGGGTTCGGCTACGGCTACCACTCCTCCGCCGGCCAGTGGTGGCACGACCAGGTACGCGGCGCGCTGCCCCGGTCACAGCGGCAGACCTGGCTCGCCGACTGCTTCGAAGTCGTCGAACTGCACGTGCATCCGCAGGCACAGGGCCACGGGCTCGGCGCGCACCAGCTGCGTACCCTGCTGCACATGGCCGCCGGCACGACCACGCTGCTGTCCACCCCCGAGGCCGACGAGCAGCGGTCCCGGGCCTGGCGGTTGTACCGCCGGTTCGGCTTCGTCGACGTACTGCGCCACTTCCACTTCCCCGGCGACGAACGGGCCTTCGCGGTGCTGGGCCGTACGTTGCCGTTGCCGCAACCGCAGCCGGCCGCCCACCCGGACGCCGCCCCGACCCCGCGACGCTCATGA
- a CDS encoding carotenoid biosynthesis protein: MNLRRTLPWAVLALLVAAQIGYPLTDGGGRTVLTVATVVIGFVLSVGHAVLSRGPRSAAALVLVTTGGGLAVEACGVATGFPFGGYDYAGTLGPKLLGVPVIIPLAWTWMAWPAWLVATRLVSGATARSAAARVAVGAVALAAWDLFLDPQMVAEGHWTWLDTEPALPGVADIPVGNYLGWLAVAAVMMALLQLTGAAGRAEPAADPPMYALYLWTYASSVLAHAVFLGLPASAGWGGLGMGLVAVPFAVALIRARRR, encoded by the coding sequence ATGAACCTGCGGCGAACGCTGCCCTGGGCGGTCCTAGCGCTGCTGGTCGCCGCCCAGATCGGCTACCCGCTGACTGACGGCGGCGGGCGGACGGTGCTGACCGTCGCCACCGTGGTGATCGGCTTCGTCCTGTCGGTGGGCCACGCCGTGCTCAGCCGGGGGCCGCGCAGCGCCGCCGCGCTGGTGCTGGTCACCACCGGCGGTGGGCTGGCGGTCGAGGCCTGCGGGGTGGCGACCGGGTTCCCGTTCGGCGGCTACGACTACGCCGGCACGCTCGGGCCGAAGCTGCTCGGCGTACCGGTGATCATCCCGCTGGCCTGGACCTGGATGGCCTGGCCGGCCTGGCTGGTCGCGACGCGGCTGGTCAGCGGCGCGACGGCCCGCAGCGCGGCGGCCCGGGTCGCCGTCGGCGCGGTCGCGCTGGCCGCCTGGGATCTCTTCCTCGACCCGCAGATGGTCGCCGAAGGCCACTGGACCTGGCTGGACACCGAACCGGCGCTGCCCGGAGTGGCGGACATCCCGGTCGGCAACTACCTGGGCTGGCTCGCCGTGGCGGCGGTGATGATGGCGTTGTTGCAGCTCACCGGTGCCGCCGGTCGGGCCGAGCCGGCGGCGGACCCGCCGATGTACGCGCTGTACCTGTGGACGTACGCGTCGAGCGTGCTCGCCCACGCGGTGTTCCTCGGGCTGCCGGCGTCGGCCGGCTGGGGCGGGCTGGGGATGGGGCTGGTCGCGGTCCCGTTCGCGGTGGCGCTGATCCGCGCCCGCCGCCGATGA
- a CDS encoding glycosyltransferase — protein sequence MSGWTAAAVGATAIVAVLLALTALTLVNALRWLRRPVAVTAPVTEPVSILLPLRDEADRVTPCLRALLAQRQLTDWRIVVLDDGSTDGTAEVVAGIAGTDPRVRLLTGTGLPPGWLGKPHACQQLADAAAPADDARADGTPAGVLVFVDADVVLAPDAVAAAVATLRAVPAQLLSPYPRIVAGSAGERLVQPLLQWTWLTFLPLRAMERSPRTSLAAAGGQFLLVDRAAYDRAGGHAAVRDQVLEDIALARAVKRAGDRIALADGSALATCRMYGSWRELSAGYTKSLWASLPSPVGAAAVVATLLILYAVPPVLAVAGLAGLVGGAGPAAAGLATAGVAGYALGVVGRVVAARATGGRPVPDGLAHPVSVALLGWLVIRSYYLRKRRRLTWRGRPVLMP from the coding sequence ATGAGTGGGTGGACGGCGGCCGCCGTCGGCGCGACCGCCATCGTGGCGGTGCTGCTGGCGCTGACCGCGCTGACCCTGGTCAACGCGCTGCGCTGGCTGCGCCGCCCGGTCGCGGTGACGGCCCCGGTGACCGAACCGGTGTCGATCCTGCTGCCGCTGCGTGACGAGGCAGACCGGGTGACGCCGTGCCTGCGGGCGCTGCTGGCCCAACGGCAGCTCACCGACTGGCGGATCGTCGTACTCGACGACGGCTCGACCGACGGCACCGCCGAGGTGGTCGCCGGGATCGCCGGCACCGACCCCCGGGTCCGGCTACTGACCGGCACCGGCCTGCCGCCCGGTTGGCTGGGCAAACCGCACGCCTGCCAGCAGCTGGCCGACGCAGCCGCACCGGCCGACGATGCGCGGGCCGACGGCACGCCGGCCGGCGTACTGGTCTTCGTCGACGCCGACGTGGTCCTCGCCCCGGACGCGGTCGCCGCCGCCGTCGCCACCCTGCGGGCCGTGCCGGCCCAGCTGCTCAGCCCGTACCCGCGGATCGTGGCCGGCTCGGCCGGTGAACGGCTGGTGCAGCCGCTGCTGCAGTGGACCTGGTTGACGTTCCTGCCGCTGCGGGCGATGGAACGCTCGCCGCGTACCTCGCTGGCCGCCGCCGGTGGCCAGTTCCTGCTGGTCGACCGGGCGGCGTACGACCGGGCCGGCGGGCACGCGGCCGTGCGTGACCAGGTGCTGGAGGACATCGCGCTGGCCCGGGCGGTCAAGCGGGCCGGCGACCGGATCGCCCTGGCCGACGGGTCGGCGCTGGCGACCTGCCGGATGTACGGGTCGTGGCGCGAGCTGTCCGCCGGCTACACCAAGTCGCTGTGGGCGTCGCTGCCATCGCCGGTCGGTGCGGCCGCCGTCGTGGCCACGCTGCTGATCCTGTACGCCGTACCGCCGGTGCTGGCCGTGGCGGGCCTGGCCGGCCTGGTCGGCGGGGCCGGGCCGGCCGCTGCCGGGCTGGCCACGGCCGGGGTGGCCGGCTACGCGCTCGGGGTCGTCGGCCGGGTGGTGGCGGCGCGGGCCACCGGGGGCCGGCCGGTCCCGGACGGATTGGCACATCCGGTCTCGGTCGCGCTGCTCGGTTGGCTCGTGATCCGGTCCTACTATCTGCGCAAGCGGCGGCGCCTCACCTGGCGCGGTCGCCCTGTGCTCATGCCCTGA
- the crtI gene encoding phytoene desaturase family protein codes for MSRVVVIGAGVGGLAAAIRLAHGGHDVTVVEQADTVGGKLARWTRQTPDGEFTFDTGPSLLTLPQVFADLFDATGEPLEKVLDLVALDPIVRHRFPGVGDTDAAWLDSCADPARFTDRIAAALGDGAAADWQRVWRRAQRIWDASWRDVLRREVGSPLAMARLAYRLGDLAAIAPGRTLRGVLRRDVRDPRLRTLLERYATYTGADPRRAPAALLAVPYAELAFGGWYVRGGLGALADALLSRCLDLGVVVRTATTVTAIDAAGGRVHGVRVAGESRPVPADVVVANVDALRVYRELLPHAGRLARLTDRSLGGFVLLLGVRGRTEQLAHHTVFFPGDYDAEFDAVFGDPGRGRPARPAADPTVFVTVADDPAARPDGHEAWFVLVNAARQDLSLAGVDWRREGLADAYADHVLRVLAERGVDVRDRVLFREVRTPADLAATTGTPGGSIYGTAGGLLRPANRGPAAGLFLVGGSVHPGGGLPMVTLSAQIVAEQIGPAGR; via the coding sequence TTGAGCCGGGTGGTGGTGATCGGTGCCGGGGTCGGCGGGCTCGCCGCCGCGATCCGGCTGGCGCACGGCGGACACGACGTGACCGTCGTCGAACAGGCCGACACCGTCGGCGGGAAGCTGGCCCGCTGGACGCGGCAGACCCCCGACGGCGAGTTCACCTTCGACACCGGGCCGAGCCTGCTGACCCTGCCACAGGTCTTCGCCGACCTGTTCGACGCCACCGGTGAGCCGCTGGAGAAGGTGCTGGACCTGGTCGCGCTCGACCCGATCGTGCGGCACCGGTTCCCTGGTGTCGGCGACACCGACGCGGCCTGGCTCGACTCGTGCGCCGACCCGGCCCGGTTCACCGACCGGATCGCCGCCGCCCTCGGCGACGGTGCGGCCGCCGACTGGCAGCGGGTGTGGCGGCGGGCGCAGCGGATCTGGGACGCGTCCTGGCGGGACGTGCTGCGCCGGGAGGTCGGTTCGCCGCTGGCGATGGCGCGGCTGGCGTACCGCCTCGGTGACCTGGCGGCGATCGCACCCGGCCGGACCCTGCGCGGGGTGCTGCGCCGCGACGTGCGCGACCCACGGCTGCGGACCCTGCTGGAGCGGTACGCCACCTACACCGGCGCGGATCCGCGGCGCGCCCCGGCGGCGCTGCTCGCCGTGCCGTACGCCGAGTTGGCCTTCGGCGGCTGGTACGTGCGCGGCGGGCTCGGCGCGCTCGCCGACGCCCTGCTGTCGCGCTGCCTGGACCTGGGGGTGGTGGTGCGGACCGCGACGACGGTCACCGCGATCGACGCCGCCGGTGGCCGGGTGCACGGGGTACGGGTGGCCGGGGAGTCCCGGCCGGTGCCGGCCGACGTGGTCGTGGCCAACGTGGACGCGCTGCGGGTCTACCGGGAACTGCTGCCGCACGCCGGGCGGCTGGCCCGGCTCACCGACCGCAGCCTCGGCGGGTTCGTGCTGCTGCTCGGGGTACGCGGCCGGACCGAGCAGTTGGCGCACCACACGGTCTTCTTTCCGGGTGACTACGACGCCGAGTTCGACGCGGTCTTCGGTGACCCGGGACGCGGTCGGCCGGCGCGGCCGGCGGCCGACCCGACGGTGTTCGTCACGGTGGCCGACGACCCGGCGGCCCGCCCGGACGGCCACGAGGCGTGGTTCGTGCTGGTCAACGCGGCCCGGCAGGACCTGTCGTTGGCCGGGGTGGACTGGCGCCGGGAGGGTCTGGCCGACGCGTACGCCGACCACGTGCTGCGGGTGCTGGCCGAACGCGGCGTCGACGTCCGGGACCGGGTGCTGTTCCGCGAGGTCCGCACCCCGGCGGATCTGGCCGCCACGACGGGTACGCCGGGCGGGTCGATCTACGGCACGGCCGGTGGCCTGCTGCGGCCGGCCAACCGGGGGCCGGCGGCCGGGCTGTTCCTGGTCGGCGGGTCGGTGCATCCCGGCGGCGGGTTGCCGATGGTGACCCTGTCGGCGCAGATCGTCGCCGAGCAGATCGGCCCGGCCGGGCGCTGA
- a CDS encoding CDP-alcohol phosphatidyltransferase family protein, producing MDTRLNWQDYAVTWARLHGGFDPRTATPVVRYWLRAAHAVADLLGRAGVGPNAVTVAGLVLCAATPVAASRGGYGLLVAAALVLLAAVADTVDGALAVVTGRATRLGYVYDSLADRAGEAFWLLAFWLAGAPGPLVVAAGALSWLHEYLRARAAAAGMREIGAVTMGERPTRVSAALVGLLLAGAAAMIAPDLAAGVLTVVTAVWVLLALFGFSQLLTAVRRTLR from the coding sequence GTGGACACCCGGCTCAACTGGCAGGACTACGCCGTCACCTGGGCACGGCTGCACGGCGGGTTCGATCCGCGTACGGCCACCCCGGTGGTGCGCTACTGGCTGCGCGCCGCGCACGCCGTCGCCGACCTGCTCGGCCGGGCCGGCGTCGGGCCGAACGCGGTCACCGTCGCCGGGCTGGTGCTCTGCGCCGCCACGCCGGTGGCCGCCTCCCGTGGCGGGTACGGGCTGCTGGTCGCCGCCGCCCTGGTGCTGCTGGCCGCGGTCGCCGACACGGTCGACGGGGCCCTGGCGGTGGTGACCGGGCGCGCCACCCGGCTCGGCTACGTCTACGACTCGCTGGCCGACCGGGCCGGTGAGGCGTTCTGGCTGCTCGCCTTCTGGCTGGCCGGCGCGCCCGGCCCGCTGGTCGTCGCCGCCGGTGCGCTGTCCTGGCTGCACGAGTACCTGCGGGCCCGGGCGGCGGCGGCCGGGATGCGCGAGATCGGTGCGGTGACGATGGGGGAGCGGCCGACCCGGGTCAGCGCCGCCCTGGTCGGTCTGCTGCTGGCCGGGGCGGCCGCGATGATCGCCCCGGATCTCGCCGCCGGGGTGCTCACCGTCGTCACCGCGGTGTGGGTGCTGCTGGCCCTGTTCGGGTTCAGCCAACTCCTCACCGCCGTCCGCCGGACCCTGCGCTGA
- the metF gene encoding methylenetetrahydrofolate reductase [NAD(P)H], which yields MALGLPSVLPGSQPSIGDLIRAGAPTFSFEFFPPKTPEGERLLWQAIRELEPLQPSFVSITYGAGGTTRDTTVDVTERIATETTLLPMAHLTAVNHSVAELRNVIGRLAGAGVRNVLAVRGDPPGDPTGEWIPHPDGVHYAEDLVRLVRDSGDFSVGVAAFPYKHPRSPDIATDTAYFIRKCRAGADFAITQMVFDADDYLRLRDRVAAAGCDTPILPGVMPVTRLATIERSEQLSGAPFPPALAAQFAKVADDAEAVRQLGIEQANLLCRRLIDEGVPGIHFITMNRSTATREVWLNVAAGTRV from the coding sequence GTGGCTCTCGGTCTACCGTCCGTACTCCCCGGCTCCCAGCCGTCGATCGGCGACCTGATCCGCGCCGGCGCACCGACCTTCTCGTTCGAGTTCTTCCCGCCGAAGACCCCGGAGGGCGAGCGGCTGCTCTGGCAGGCGATCCGCGAGCTGGAGCCGTTGCAGCCGTCGTTCGTGTCGATCACCTACGGGGCCGGCGGCACCACCCGCGACACCACCGTCGACGTCACCGAACGGATCGCCACCGAGACCACCCTGCTGCCGATGGCACACCTCACCGCCGTCAACCACTCGGTCGCCGAACTGCGCAACGTGATCGGCCGGCTGGCCGGCGCGGGAGTGCGCAACGTGCTCGCCGTACGCGGTGACCCGCCCGGTGACCCGACCGGCGAATGGATTCCGCACCCCGACGGGGTGCACTACGCCGAGGACCTGGTCCGGCTGGTCCGCGACTCGGGCGACTTCAGCGTCGGCGTCGCCGCCTTCCCGTACAAACATCCCCGGTCGCCGGACATCGCCACCGACACCGCGTACTTCATCCGCAAGTGCCGCGCCGGCGCGGACTTCGCGATCACCCAGATGGTCTTCGACGCCGACGACTACCTGCGGCTGCGCGACCGGGTCGCGGCCGCCGGCTGCGACACCCCGATCCTGCCCGGTGTCATGCCGGTGACCAGGCTGGCCACCATCGAACGTTCCGAGCAGCTGTCCGGTGCACCGTTCCCGCCCGCGCTGGCCGCCCAGTTCGCCAAGGTCGCCGACGACGCCGAAGCGGTCCGCCAGCTCGGCATCGAGCAGGCCAACCTGCTCTGCCGGCGGCTGATCGACGAGGGCGTGCCGGGCATCCACTTCATCACCATGAACAGGTCGACGGCCACCCGCGAGGTGTGGCTCAACGTCGCCGCCGGCACCCGGGTGTGA